The Pyricularia oryzae 70-15 chromosome 5, whole genome shotgun sequence genome includes a region encoding these proteins:
- a CDS encoding KpsF/GutQ family protein, translated as MTHIARAHTQTPTHTYIYTHIISELPMPENTSRHQGPVQTSAVYLVGQPAQAIERPPSPPSPPSPGPALCRGVTLLIDELPSMSLDDPRVGLPPITSQTTASTTHLPSPVPSPPIDLDKLRPEGHTVTAPPSPSSRPVDDDHEGWSSPTADSTFDLVASDRLAGAVHVLNAEATALASLATMYSTSACARTAFDSAVSVIARNQARPPAGDGGGTLVMIGVGKSGHIARKLAATFSSLSLRSSFMHPTEALHGDLGLLHPVRDAVVLVSFSGRTPELLGLVPHLHPGLPVVVITAASDAACEIARSLRTMREKPMSEGPWRSSREAGPSRTGEIVVLPAPIPTSEVATLGIAAPTASTTVALALGDALAVVAAKEIHGGTANTAAVFLRNHPGGAIGSSFASAVSR; from the coding sequence ATGACACATATTGCGCGCGCGCACACACAGACACCCACGCACACATATATATACACACACATCATCTCCGAGCTCCCAATGCCAGAGAACACCAGCAGGCACCAGGGTCCGGTGCAGACCAGCGCCGTGTACCTGGTTGGCCAGCCGGCACAGGCCATAGAGCGACCCCCGTCCCCACCATCACCGCCTTCTCCGGGGCCTGCGCTATGTCGTGGTGTCACTTTGCTCATCGATGAGCTGCCCAGCATGTCATTGGATGACCCCCGCGTAGGGCTACCTCCGATCACTTCCCAGACTACCGCGTCCACGACACACCTGCCATCACCAGTACCGTCACCCCCAATCGACCTTGACAAGCTGAGGCCAGAAGGTCACACAGTCACGGCTCCACCCTCCCCTTCGTCACGGCCAGTCGATGACGACCACGAAGGGTGGAGTTCCCCAACAGCCGACTCGACGTTTGACCTGGTGGCCTCTGACCGCCTTGCGGGTGCTGTGCACGTCTTGAATGCTGAAGCGACCGCCTTGGCATCCCTTGCAACCATGTATAGCACCTCAGCGTGTGCCCGGACGGCATTCGATAGCGCAGTGTCAGTCATCGCCCGTAACCAGGCAAGGCCGCCCGCCGGCGACGGAGGTGGGACGTTGGTCATGATCGGTGTGGGCAAGTCCGGCCACATCGCGCGCAAGTTGGCAGCCACGTTCAGCTCGCTATCACTGCGTTCGTCATTTATGCACCCTACCGAGGCACTGCACGGGGATTTAGGTCTATTGCATCCGGTGCGGGATGCTGTCGTCCTGGTCAGCTTTAGCGGCAGGACGCCTGAGCTGCTTGGCCTGGTGCCGCATCTGCACCCGGGGCTGCCGGTCGTGGTAATTACTGCGGCCTCGGATGCAGCTTGCGAGATTGCGAGGTCGCTCCGGACGATGAGAGAGAAACCAATGAGCGAGGGGCCATGGCGCTCATCCCGAGAGGCCGGGCCTTCTCGCACTGGAGAGATTGTTGTGCTGCCAGCACCTATACCAACCTCGGAGGTTGCCACCCTCGGCATCGCCGCCCCTACTGCAAGCACAACGGTTGCTTTAGCTCTTGGTGATGCCCTTGCTGTGGTTGCGGCAAAGGAGATACACGGCGGCACAGCGAATACAGCTGCTGTGTTTTTGAGGAACCATCCTGGCGGCGCAATTGGCTCGTCCTTCGCCTCAGCGGTGTCCCGATGA